The nucleotide window GGTCGCTGCAATAGTGATAGTTTTTATTAATAAATATGTTGTCTTGCCCAGTGAAAATAACTCATGGAATACATACTTTGGAGTTGCATTAGTTATTGGTGCGGTGAATTTTGTATTGTTAAGGAGAATATGGGTTTCAGGTTCTGAAAAGCAAGTAAATATACCTTCTCCAAAAGCAGAACCTGATAAAAACAGTTTTAAGGAGGAAAAATATTGGAATGAAATTGAAAATATGGATATGAAAATAGATTTAGAAAAACAAAGAGGTTTAGATATGGAAAAAGTAAAATTAAACCATAATGATACAGTATTGTTATCTTCCAATGAAAATCATCCCTTTTTAAAAGGAGCAAATAAGGACAATAATGAGTTGATATTTATTTCAAAAGGAGATTTTCTTATCGGAAGATTAAAGGGATATGTAGACCATGTTATAAGTAATGAGGCCATAGGAAAAATTCATGCTCAGATTATATGTCTGGAAAATCAGTATTACATAAAAGACCTTAATTCTGTGAATGGCACTTATATAAATAATGTAAGGATTGAAAGCAATAAGGAATATAAGATTTTTAACGGAGACAGAATTACTTTGGCAAATGAGGATTACATATTTATTAATCCTACACTTTTTGAAGCAGGCTAGAAAAAGCAGACATCCAATAACTGTAAAATTATACTGGTACTGCTACCAGGGTTTTGGATTTTAATATCATTATTATTAAAAAAATTAATCAGGATATAAATAAATTTAATAACCTGATTAATTTTTTTAATAAATTCCTGCTGAATAATATTGACAGCTGAGGAGAATAATAATATTATAAATATAGTAATTAATATTATTAATGTAAAAATTATGATTATTAACATTCTGGCAATAATTAATTAAATTTTTTAAGAGGTGATTTCATGTATTTAGAAGTTCCCGGAAAATGCCCCATATGTAATGCGAACATTGATATTACCAGAATAACCTGCAGGGATTGCAGAACAACTATTGAAGGGCGATTCCAACTATGCAAGTTTTGTAAACTTACCCCTGAACAAAAGAATTTCATAGATGTTTTTATCAAATGCGGAGGAAATATTAAAGAAGTGGAAAGGGAATTAGGAGTATCCTATCCTACAGTAAAAAACAGACTGGAAAATGTTGCTGCAGCGCTTGGACATAAAGCTTCAGAGGTTATGCCTGATGACGAAACCAACAGAAAAGAAATTCTTGAGAAAATCAGTAATAAAGAGATCAGCGTAGAAGAAGCTATTGAATTATTAAGGGGTCAATAATATCTTTATGAGTTTAAGGAGGGAGAATACTTATGTCATTGAATGAAGAAAGAATGTTTGTACTTAAGATGCTTGAAGAAGGGAAAATTAACAGCGAGGAAGCAGCGAGGCTTATCCAGGCTTTAGAAGCTGGCTCTCAGAAATCATCTTATCAGGAAAACTCCAGGCAATCAAAACAACCAAACTTTTATGATGAAATCTCAAAATTGGGCGATAAAATAAACCAGTGGAAAAAAGATTTTAAGAAAATGTATAACGAAAAGGAATTTGACAAAGTAATGGAGGAATTTGGAAACAAGGTAGAAAAGATAGGGAAAACAGTTGCTTCAACTACGTTTAATGCAGTTGAAAGAATGATTGAATTTGTTGGCAGTTTCGTTGACACAAACACTTTCAACATTTTTGGGAGTTATAAAGTAGTTGAAAGGCAATTTGAAGTACCTGCTGAAGAAGGAATGGATATTAATATAACCGGTATAAATGGCAATATACATCTTAAAAAGCATCAGGATGATAAAATTTCAATAAGATCGAAAGTAAGAAGTCCGCAAAATGATGCAGATGAAATATTAGTCTTCAGCACAGAAAATGATTCAGTAAATCTATCCCTGAGTAAAGATTCGGGTATTAGTGTTTCCCATGAGATATTTGTACCAGCCATCAGATTTAAAAAGATTACTTTAAACACCAGAAACGGGAAGATTTATGTTGAAGATTCACTGTCTGATTATCTGAATGTTAATACTAAAAACGGTCCCATTGATCTGGCAGGTGTGACTTGCAATGAATTATCTGCAAGCACTAAGAATGGTAAAGTTCAAATTGGGTATGTGATAGCAAAAAATATTGACATTAATACCAGTAATTCAATTATTGATATTAAAAATGTTAAAGCTGCCATACTTAAAGCCCTTACAACCAATGGCAAAATCTTTATAGAAAATGCTCAAAATTATCAGGATACGCCTCAGTTAGACATGAATTTG belongs to Clostridiaceae bacterium and includes:
- a CDS encoding DUF4097 domain-containing protein, whose protein sequence is MSLNEERMFVLKMLEEGKINSEEAARLIQALEAGSQKSSYQENSRQSKQPNFYDEISKLGDKINQWKKDFKKMYNEKEFDKVMEEFGNKVEKIGKTVASTTFNAVERMIEFVGSFVDTNTFNIFGSYKVVERQFEVPAEEGMDINITGINGNIHLKKHQDDKISIRSKVRSPQNDADEILVFSTENDSVNLSLSKDSGISVSHEIFVPAIRFKKITLNTRNGKIYVEDSLSDYLNVNTKNGPIDLAGVTCNELSASTKNGKVQIGYVIAKNIDINTSNSIIDIKNVKAAILKALTTNGKIFIENAQNYQDTPQLDMNLKTTNGGIKVNMNDMDNKGYKVKAQTGLGSVSLLIPEMTYNTVTKRGTDGTFIEAESKNYEQYAERVYVNAETMNGDIEVVK
- a CDS encoding DUF2089 domain-containing protein, translating into MYLEVPGKCPICNANIDITRITCRDCRTTIEGRFQLCKFCKLTPEQKNFIDVFIKCGGNIKEVERELGVSYPTVKNRLENVAAALGHKASEVMPDDETNRKEILEKISNKEISVEEAIELLRGQ